CTGTACCGGCAGGGCAAAACTCAGCCCGCACCGCTTCGGTGATGTTGTTCACAAGGGCAAACAGGCCGGTAGGTTCTTCAGGGCCTGCCTGCACCCGGATGGTCTCCAGCGCGAAGCAGTTCAAAAACACATCGCTGCCCATGGTCAGGCTGCCCGTGCCCACGGTGAGCAGACGCAGCTTGCGGCAGTTGTAGAATGCGCAGCTGCCGACGACCTGTAAGCTGTCCGGCAGGGTCAGCTCTTCGAGAAAGTTCCCACACACCGGGTGCAGGTCGTCTGCATCCGAACCGGCAGCGGGCGCGTCAAAGTCGAAGTCATACCGGCGGCAGGTGCCGCCCACCGTCTGCCCAAAGGCCCGAGTCAGCCGCGCCGTGCCGTCCGGGGCCGCCTCGTAGCGGCAGGTCTTGTCTGCCGCAGGCAGGCTGCGCGGCTTTTCGGAAAAGCAGTAGTCGCCCAGTTCGGTAACAGCAAAGCTGCCGCCCTCCGGTGCTGGCAGGGTGCCGGGCAGCGCGATACACGGCTCTGTGCCGTACACCCGCACCAGCCGGGCTGTGTCTGCCGAAAGCGGCAGGATGTCCAATGTAAGGGCGTTTTCCGGATATGCCATGTTCTGACCTCGTTTTCCTGCAATTCATTCAAGGTTCAGTATACCGCGAACAGGGGGTGATTGTCCAGAGCGGAGAAGAGAAAAGGAGCCGCCGCACGGCGGTGTGCCGGTACGGCGGCTCTTTTGAGAAGGCAGAAAAACGCTTAGTTTTCGGCAAGGTTGCCGGTGTACAGCTGGTAATACTTGCCTTTTTTAGCGATCAGCTCGTCGTGGCTGCCGCGCTCGATGATGCGGCCCTGCTCCAGCACCACGATGCAGTCTGCATTGCGGACGGTGGACAGGCGGTGCGCAATGACAAAGCTGGTGCGGCCGTACATCAGGCCGTCCATGCCGCGCTGCACCAGCGCTTCGGTGCGGGTATCGATGGAGGAGGTGGCCTCGTCCAGGATCAGCACCGGGGGATCTGCCACGGCGGCACGGGCGATGGCCAGCAGCTGGCGCTGGCCCTGCGAGAGGTTGGCACCATCGCCGGTGAGCATGGTGTTGTAGCCTTCCGGCAGGCGCTTGATGAAGCCATCCGCGTTGGCAAGGCGGGCGGCGGCGATGCACTCTTCATCGGTGGCCTCCAGCCGGCCATAGCGGATGTTCTCCATCACCGTGCCGGTGAACAGATGGGTGTCCTGCAGCACGATGCCCAGAGAACGGCGCAGATCGGCCTTTTTGATCTTGTGGATGTTGATGCCGTCGTAGCGGATCTTGCCGTCCTGAATGTCGTAGAACCGGTTGATGAGGTTGGTGATGGTGGTCTTACCGGCACCGGTAGAGCCGACAAAGGCGATCTTCTGGCCCGGACGGCCATACAGATTGATATCGTGCAGGACGGTTTTTTCCGGCACATAGCCAAAGTCTACATCGGTAAAGGTGATGCTGCCTTCCAGCTTGTGGTAGGTGGTAGTGCCGTCGTGGTGCGGGTGCTTCCATGCCCAGATGCCGGTGCGCTCGGTGGCTTCCACAAGGTTATCGTCGCGGTCATACTTGGCGTTGACCAGCGTGACATAGCCCTCGTCGGTCTCGCTCTCTTCGTCCATCATCTTGAAGATACGCTCGGCACCGGCCAGAGCCATGATGATGCTGTTGGCCTGCATGGACACCTGACTGATGGGCATGTTGAAGCCCTTGTTCAGGCTCAGGAAAGCCACCACCGTGCCAAGGGTCGTGCCGCCCATGCCGCTCACGGCCATGGCTGCGCCTGCCAGCGCGCAGACGGCATAGCTGATGTTGCCCAGCTGGGCGTTGACCGGCATCATGATGTTGGCAAAGCTGTTGGCTTTGTTGGCGCTGTCCTTCAGCTGGTCGTTCAGCTGGCGGAAACCGTCCAGCGCCTTCTGTTCGTGGGTGAACACCTTGACGACCTTCTGGCCCTCCATCATCTCTTCGATGTAGCCGTTCAACTTGCCCAGATCCCGCTGCTGCTGGATGAAGTATTTGCCGGACTGCTGGGTGATCTTTTTGGAGAAGAACATCATCAGCGCCACCATCAGCATGGTAACGATCGTCAGCTGCCAGCTGAGCATGCACATGCTGAAGAACACCGAAACAATGGTAATGGCGCTGGACACCAGCTGCGGGATGCTCTGGCTGAGCATCTGGCGCAGGGTATCCACATCGTTGGTGTACACGGACATGATGTCGCCGTGGGGATGCTGGTCAAAATACTTGATGGGCAGGCTCTCCATGTGGGTGAACAGCTGGGTGCGCAGGTTGCGCAGGGTGCCCTGCGTCACGTTGACCATGATGCGGGCGTTGAGCCATGCGGCCAGAATGCCAATGACGTAGATGATGCCTACCCGCAGCAGAGCTGCTGCCAGCGGGGCAAAATCGGGGTCCTGCTGCTGGGTCATGGGTACGATGTAATCGTCCATCAGGGTCTTTAAGAACAGACTGGCCTGAACGTTTGCCAGCGCGCTGACCACGATGCAGACAAGTACAAGGATGCAATGGGGCAGATAGTGCCGGAATACCTCATCCATGATGCGCTTCAGCAGCTTGCCCGGGTTTTCCACTTTGGGCCGGGGGCCGCCCATGCGGGGGCCGGGGCCGCGAACTTCTTTTGCCTGAGCCATTACTGTTCACCTCCCTGTTTGTCAAAGTCGCCGCCGCCCTGGGTCTGGCTGTTGTAAACTTCCTGATAGATGGCGTTGGTCTTGAGCAGCTCTTCGTGGGTGCCCAGACCATCGATCTTACCGTTATCCAGCACAAGGATGCGGTCAGCGTCCTGCACCGAGGAAATGCGCTGTGCAATGATGATCTTGGTGGTGCCGGGAATCTCCTCCCGGAATGCCTTGCGGATCTTGGCATCAGTAGCGGTATCCACGGCGCTGGTGGAGTCGTCCAGAATCAGAACCTTGGGCTTGCGCAGCAGGGCGCGGGCGATGGTCAGGCGCTGCTTCTGGCCGCCAGACACGTTGGAACCGCCCTGCTCGATCCATGTATTGTATTTGTCCGGGAAGCGCTCGATGAACTCATCAGCGCAGGCCAGCTTTGCCACACGGATGCACTCTTCCTCGCTGGCGTTCTCGTCGCCCCAGCGCAGGTTATCGAGAATGGTGCCGCTGAACAGCACGTTCTTCTGCAGCACCATGGACACCTCGCGGCGCAGTACGTCGAGGTTGTAGTCGCGCACATCCACGCCGCCCACCTTCACGGTGCCGGTCTCGGCATCATACAGGCGGGGAATCAGCTGCACCAGACTGGATTTTGCGCTGCCAGTGCCGCCGATGATACCTAAGGTCTCACCGGGCTTGATGCTGAAGGTGATATCATTCAGCACCGGCTGGCCGCTGCCGTGCTTATACTTGAAGGTGACATGCTCGAACTCGATGCCGCCGTCCTTCACCTGCTGCACCGGCTGCTTTGCGGGGGGCAGGTCGGTGGTCTCGTCCAGCACTTCCACAATACGCTTTGCGGAAGCGGCAGACATGGAGATCGTGACAAAGGCCATGCTCAGCATCATCAGGGCCATGAGGATGTTCATGATGTAGCCGAACAGAGCGTTCAGCTGGCCGGTGGTGATGGCACCATGCAGAACGTACTTGGCACCCAGCCAGCTCAGGGCGATGTTGCAGCCGTAAACGGCGGTGAGCATGGCAGGGTTATTGAAGCTCAGGCGGCTCTCAGCGTTCACAAACTGGTCGTACAGGCTCTGGCAGGCTTTGGTGTACTTCTCGTTTTCAAAGCCCTCGCGCACGAAGCTCTTCACTACGCGGATGGCGGAGACGTTTTCCTGCACGGAAGCGTTCAGGGCATCGTAGTTTTTGAACACCCGGTCAAAGATGTGGAAGGTGGGCACCATGATGCCTGCCAGCACCGCCACCAGAAAGACCACAGCCACCACGAAGATCAGTGACAGCGGGCCGCCGATCATCACGGCCATGAACAGGGCGAACACCAGATGCACCGGGGCGCGCACGCACATGCGCTCGATCATCTGGAATGCGTTCTGTACGTTGGTCACGTCGGTGGTCATACGGGTGACAAGGCCTGCGGTGGAGAATTTATCAATGTTGGAAAAAGAATAATGCTGGATGTTCTCATACATGGCATCGCGCAGATTTCCGGCAAAGCCGGTGGATGCCTCGGCGGCGTATTTGCCGGCCAGAACGCCCAGCGCCAGCGCGACCACAGCCACCAGAAAGGTGAGCAGGCCGTACTTGAGGATGGCGTTCATATCGCCCTTTTCAATGCCCTGATCGATGATAAAGGCCATGATGGTGGGCAAAAGCACATCCATCACGGCTTCCAGAGCGGCAAAGAGCGGTGTCAGGACTGCGGCGCGTTTATACTCGCCCAGATGTGACACTAACTTTTTGATCATCTGAGTTACCTCCTGTTGCTTTTTATTTGTTTGGTACAGAACAATTTTATACAAAACATTTTAATTGTCAAGACGTTTCAAAAAATGTTCATAATTACTAATTTAACGAACACTTTTTCGGCAGGTTGCATCACTGCAGTGCATCCCGCAGCTTGTTTAAAAGCCGCAGCAGCTCGGTATTTTCCTCCGCTGTCAGCAGCCCGGCCACATAGTCGTCGGTCTGGTGGAAGCAGAGCATCGTCTTTTCGTGGAAGCAGATGCCCTCTTCGGTGAGCACCAGCTGCTTGAGCCGGGCGTCCTGCGGAACACTGCGCCGCTCGATATAGCCCTTGCGCTCCATCAACTGCAGGATGTTGGTCACGGTGGAGCGGGTGATAGAGAACTCCCGCTCAATGTCCCGCTGGAACACGGGGGTGTCCCGGTGGCGGTAGAGATACCCAATGATCCACCCGTGCATGGGGGTGGCCTGCTCCACGTCATTTTCGCGGGCAAACTGGTTGATCTTGCGGAAGATCAGGTTGTCCACCCGGCGGATCTGCGCCGGGATGACCTGTGGGCCTTCCCAAGGGGGATCGGCGTGATTGCAGCACTCGTTTTTGGTTTCGTCACACATCATGGTTTTGTCCTTCATGGTTGTTTTGGCATTGAACAGTTTCAAATAAAACTGTTTGATAGCATACATATTATACAGCAGTCAAAGTGAATGTCAAGGGGAAGGAAACGATTTTAAATGCCCTCCGCTTTGCTCTGGGCATAAAATAATGAAATATTATTTTTTATATTGCAAACCAGCCAAGCCTGCGGGCTTGGCTGGTTTGCTTTTTCACGGAAGGGGCCGTAGTTGCAAGCGGCATATTTTCCGGTTGCGCGGTCATTTCCGAAGGAAATAAGCGCAACAGATGGAGTTTACCTTTTGGGCCATTCCTGTGAAAATGCAACAGCAGACAGCCCGCAGGCTGTCTGCTGTTGCCCTATTATAAAAATATTTTTCCGCTAAATATGCCCAGAGCGAAGCGGAGGGCATTCTAAATTATTATTCCAGATTGTGTTTTTTGCAGAACTGTTTGCTCACCCAGTACATCCCGCCCCACAGCAGAACGGCCAGCACCAGATACAACGGGTTTTTCATGGAACTGACCAGCGACTGCCCAAACACTGCCATCATGGCAATCATCACGCCCTTGCCCAGCAGCATGGTAATGAGATAGCGCTTTTCGTCAAAGTCCGAGATGCCAAAGGCCAGATGCATAAAGGAGCTTGGCGCGAAGGGCAGCAGCGCGAGCATGAACAGCGACGAAGTGTCAAAGCGGTTCACCCACTGCTGAGCCTTTTCCAGCTTGGGCGAGCGGGAGGCAAACTTCCAGAAGAAGCACTTGACCACCCGCCGCCAGAACAGGAACATGATGCTGCCGCCCAGCGCCACACCGGTCCAGCTGTACAGAAAACCCAGAATGCCGCCGTGAGCCGCTACATTCAGCGCCACAATGGCAATGAGCGGCAGCGGCGGAAAAAACGACTCCACCATGGCCAGCGTGATGGGGGCAATGGGGCCAAGGTTGCCAAAACTGTCCAGCAGAGTTTCCCAGAACTCCAGCGTTCCCAGCTGGCGCAGACAAAAGTTCATTGTGCACATCCATCCCTTCCGCCTGCGCTTTCCCATCCGCAGGTTCCTCTATCCGTAGTATATCCATATTGTATGACACAAGCATGAACACAAAGCGACATTTTTTTTGCCCTGTGCACAGCTTCCTTGGGATACTACGAAGCTGCCGGTGCTGTTTTACTCCGCAGCCTGCTTTTCTGCGCGGGCCTTCATACGCTCCAGCTGGGCGGTGCGCTGCTTTTCCCACCGGGCAAGAGAAGCATCGTCCGGGATCTGCAGGCAGCGGGCGTAGCTCCAGTGCAGGCCGTCGCGGCGGGCCAGCTTGTAGCGCTGGAACACACCCTTGCCTGCGGCATTGCTGCTGCCGGCGCAGTGGGGGCACTGGCTCAGGGTGTACCAGCTGTTGCTGCCCTTTTTCAACCATACATCGTCCGGAGTCAGTGGTGCGCCGCACTCCGGGCAGCTCATGGTGTAAATTTTGGGGTCGGTGCGCCAGGTGTACTGCTCCACATAGCCGCGGAAGACCTCAAAATCCCGGTAGTCGCCGGGGGTGGGGCACAGGCTGGCCCGCAGGGATTCCTCTTCAGTGGGGTAGGCCGCAAGACCGGCCCGCAGGTCGAGCATCCGGCAGACATCGGCGGTGTACAGCGTGTCGGAAAGGGCATCGTGGAACTGCCGCTCCATGGGCAGCCCTAAGCGGGTGACGACGCTTTCCAGCGTCATGCCCTCGCCCTCTTTGCGGGGATGCTCCCGCAGGAACACCTGCTGCAGGTCGTACCAGACGGTGGGCTTTGATTCATCGATGTTGCACAGGTACAGGTTCTGCTTGAGCACCGGTACGTCATCCATGCCCCACTCGGCAAATTCGGCATCCGGGCCGCACCACTGCATAAAGCGGCGCAGGCCCTGCACGATGGGCTCACCCTTGTCCAGATCGGCCTGCGTCAGGCCGGTGACTTTAGCAATGTGATGCTGCAGCTTACGGAAGATGCGGGGCCGCAGATGGATGGAAAAGGTGTCCAGCACGTTGGCATCCTCGTCGATCTTCACGGCACCGATCTCCACGATCTCGCCCCGGAAGGTCTGCTGCACGCCATGGTAATTAAAGGTATACGGCTGGTAGCCGATATTCCATTCCAGATCAAATAAAACCAGATTGCGCGGCATTTTGTTTGTCCTCTCTTTTGAATCAAACCCTCTCAGTCACGGCTTGCGCCGTGCCAGATTCCCCTTTTGTCGCTGCGCGACATCTTCCCCGGCCGGGGAAGTCTTTCCTCTCCCCCAGGGGAGCTTTTATCATACGTTACGATTAGATGGATAAAACCTCGCCCTTCGGGAGAGGTGGATTTGCGAAGCAAAGACGGAGAGGGTTATAAAATAAACTTCTCTACAGCCTCGGCCACACCGTCGTGGTCGTTGTCGGCGGCAGTCACATAGTCGGCCACGGCCTTTACCGGCTCTTCGGCGTTCTGCATGGCCACGCCCACACCGGCGTACTCGATCATGGAGCGGTCATTCAGGCCGTCGCCGCAGGCCATCAGGTTTTCGCGGCCAAGGCCCATGTGCTCCAAAAGGGCGGCAAGGCTGCCGTCCTTGGCAACGCCCAGCGGCACGGCTTCAATAAAGAACGGGCTGGAGGGGTACAGGTCGATGCGGCCGTCAAACTGCTTTTGCCGGCGGCCCACACCTCGTCCCGGCGGGCTGGGTCCAGCGTGATGAGCATTTTGCAGATGGGGTAATCCACATACTTTGCCAGATCGTCCACGCCGGTCATGGGCAGCTTGCAGGTAAAGCACTCGCGCAGTGCCCATTTGTCGTCCGGGTGCTCGGTGACAACGCCTTCTTTATTATAGGTGATAATGGTCACGTTCTGTGCGGCGGCAAAGGCGCACAGCTCGGGTACGTACTGGGCATCCAGCTGTTTCTGGTACAAAGTCTCGCCGGTGCGGCAGTCGATGATCTTGCCGCCGTTGTAAGAAAGGATGCAGCCGCCCTTTTTATCCAGCCCCAGTTCCTTTGCCAGCGGCAGCACGCCCGCGGTGGGACGGCCGGATGCCAGCACGATGGTGACACCCTTTGCAATTGCGGCATCCAGTGCGGCGCGGGTGCGGGGTGTAACTTCTTTCTGGCTGTTGGTCAGGGTGCCATCCAGATCCAGTGCCAGAACTTTGATCTCTGCCATATAAAATCCTCTCAATTTATATAAAGGTAAAAAAGCACTTACCCTCTTATTGTACAATGAAATGCCATCATCTTTCAACCCTTGCAGAGACGTTTGTGGAAAAAGTGGTGGCACTTGAGCAGGATTTTACATCCCTTTCCGGCTTTTTACGTTGGCGCGGATGCAGCCGCACCGGTTTTACCAAAGCTTTGCGGCGGCATGGTTTTTCCCCGCAAGGCGGTGCGCTACAATAAAAGCGTTCCCACAAGAAGAAAAACGGGGCCTGAGGCAGGCCCGCAATGTTTGATTGAATGAAAAGAGAGGATCACGTCATGAAAGAAAACAAGATCTCCCGCCGCAGCTTTCTCAAGTTTGGCGCAGCTGCTTCTGCCGCCGGCATGATGGCTGCTGCACCCGTTGCCGCAAACGCAGCACAGCCGGATGCGGATGCCGCAGCCGACGAGGAAAACTGCCTGCTGGGCCTGTTCCAGAAACCCAAGTACATCTTCCTGTTCATCGGCGACGGCATGGGCACTGCCCAGATCCAGTCTGCCCGCTTCTACAAGGGCACCGTGGACAACAACGGCGCTGTGACCGAGGCCGACCTGAGCTTCACCAGCTTCCCCACCGTGGGCAGTGTGACTACCTACGACAGCACTTCTTTCTGCCCGGACTCCGCTTCCACCGCAACCTCCATCGCCACTGGCCACAAGACCGAGAGCGGTGTCATCAATATGTGCCCGTGGACCCGCGATGTGCCCTATGAGACCATTGCCGAAAAGCTGCACGCCCAGAAGGGCTACAAGGTGGGCATCATCTCCTCGGTCAATATCGACCACGCCACTCCCGCCGCCTTCTACGCTCATCAGAAGACCCGCAAGAACTACTACCAGATCGGCGTAGAGCTGGCAAACTCCGGCTTTGAATACTTTGCCGGCGGCGAGTTCCAGAAGGTGAACGGCGACGGCACCGGCCCCAACAACCACGAGGTGGCTGCTCAGGCTGGCTACAATGTGGTCACCACGCAGGCGGGTGCTGCTGCACTGACCGCAGGCGCAGGCAAGACCCTGATCATTGCCGAAAATCTGGCCGACGGCAAGGCCATGAACTACGCCATGGACGCCGCTGCAGGCGAGTGGCAGCTGACCGACTACGTGAAAAAGGGCATCGAGCTGCTGGATAACCCCAAAGGCTTCTTCCTGATGACCGAGAGCGGTAAGAT
Above is a genomic segment from Faecalibacterium taiwanense containing:
- a CDS encoding ABC transporter ATP-binding protein codes for the protein MAQAKEVRGPGPRMGGPRPKVENPGKLLKRIMDEVFRHYLPHCILVLVCIVVSALANVQASLFLKTLMDDYIVPMTQQQDPDFAPLAAALLRVGIIYVIGILAAWLNARIMVNVTQGTLRNLRTQLFTHMESLPIKYFDQHPHGDIMSVYTNDVDTLRQMLSQSIPQLVSSAITIVSVFFSMCMLSWQLTIVTMLMVALMMFFSKKITQQSGKYFIQQQRDLGKLNGYIEEMMEGQKVVKVFTHEQKALDGFRQLNDQLKDSANKANSFANIMMPVNAQLGNISYAVCALAGAAMAVSGMGGTTLGTVVAFLSLNKGFNMPISQVSMQANSIIMALAGAERIFKMMDEESETDEGYVTLVNAKYDRDDNLVEATERTGIWAWKHPHHDGTTTYHKLEGSITFTDVDFGYVPEKTVLHDINLYGRPGQKIAFVGSTGAGKTTITNLINRFYDIQDGKIRYDGINIHKIKKADLRRSLGIVLQDTHLFTGTVMENIRYGRLEATDEECIAAARLANADGFIKRLPEGYNTMLTGDGANLSQGQRQLLAIARAAVADPPVLILDEATSSIDTRTEALVQRGMDGLMYGRTSFVIAHRLSTVRNADCIVVLEQGRIIERGSHDELIAKKGKYYQLYTGNLAEN
- a CDS encoding leucine-rich repeat protein, which gives rise to MAYPENALTLDILPLSADTARLVRVYGTEPCIALPGTLPAPEGGSFAVTELGDYCFSEKPRSLPAADKTCRYEAAPDGTARLTRAFGQTVGGTCRRYDFDFDAPAAGSDADDLHPVCGNFLEELTLPDSLQVVGSCAFYNCRKLRLLTVGTGSLTMGSDVFLNCFALETIRVQAGPEEPTGLFALVNNITEAVRAEFCPAGTAAPLAALWYPAYWEDIEETPAHILLHTFSGQGYHYRQCFLENKFLPAEYDAIFPQGHDADDANVMAMLCFDRLRYPWQLTEAAAGHYRAFLAANTDRVLARLLKAQDNDAVRALIALDVLDKDGFAEASALAAKVGNAAAAALLADAEHKKYAPQPKKQRYDFDF
- a CDS encoding TVP38/TMEM64 family protein, translating into MNFCLRQLGTLEFWETLLDSFGNLGPIAPITLAMVESFFPPLPLIAIVALNVAAHGGILGFLYSWTGVALGGSIMFLFWRRVVKCFFWKFASRSPKLEKAQQWVNRFDTSSLFMLALLPFAPSSFMHLAFGISDFDEKRYLITMLLGKGVMIAMMAVFGQSLVSSMKNPLYLVLAVLLWGGMYWVSKQFCKKHNLE
- a CDS encoding 3'-5' exonuclease; the encoded protein is MPRNLVLFDLEWNIGYQPYTFNYHGVQQTFRGEIVEIGAVKIDEDANVLDTFSIHLRPRIFRKLQHHIAKVTGLTQADLDKGEPIVQGLRRFMQWCGPDAEFAEWGMDDVPVLKQNLYLCNIDESKPTVWYDLQQVFLREHPRKEGEGMTLESVVTRLGLPMERQFHDALSDTLYTADVCRMLDLRAGLAAYPTEEESLRASLCPTPGDYRDFEVFRGYVEQYTWRTDPKIYTMSCPECGAPLTPDDVWLKKGSNSWYTLSQCPHCAGSSNAAGKGVFQRYKLARRDGLHWSYARCLQIPDDASLARWEKQRTAQLERMKARAEKQAAE
- a CDS encoding MarR family winged helix-turn-helix transcriptional regulator, whose amino-acid sequence is MMCDETKNECCNHADPPWEGPQVIPAQIRRVDNLIFRKINQFARENDVEQATPMHGWIIGYLYRHRDTPVFQRDIEREFSITRSTVTNILQLMERKGYIERRSVPQDARLKQLVLTEEGICFHEKTMLCFHQTDDYVAGLLTAEENTELLRLLNKLRDALQ
- a CDS encoding ABC transporter ATP-binding protein, giving the protein MIKKLVSHLGEYKRAAVLTPLFAALEAVMDVLLPTIMAFIIDQGIEKGDMNAILKYGLLTFLVAVVALALGVLAGKYAAEASTGFAGNLRDAMYENIQHYSFSNIDKFSTAGLVTRMTTDVTNVQNAFQMIERMCVRAPVHLVFALFMAVMIGGPLSLIFVVAVVFLVAVLAGIMVPTFHIFDRVFKNYDALNASVQENVSAIRVVKSFVREGFENEKYTKACQSLYDQFVNAESRLSFNNPAMLTAVYGCNIALSWLGAKYVLHGAITTGQLNALFGYIMNILMALMMLSMAFVTISMSAASAKRIVEVLDETTDLPPAKQPVQQVKDGGIEFEHVTFKYKHGSGQPVLNDITFSIKPGETLGIIGGTGSAKSSLVQLIPRLYDAETGTVKVGGVDVRDYNLDVLRREVSMVLQKNVLFSGTILDNLRWGDENASEEECIRVAKLACADEFIERFPDKYNTWIEQGGSNVSGGQKQRLTIARALLRKPKVLILDDSTSAVDTATDAKIRKAFREEIPGTTKIIIAQRISSVQDADRILVLDNGKIDGLGTHEELLKTNAIYQEVYNSQTQGGGDFDKQGGEQ